The following are from one region of the Sorghum bicolor cultivar BTx623 chromosome 2, Sorghum_bicolor_NCBIv3, whole genome shotgun sequence genome:
- the LOC110432565 gene encoding glutamate--glyoxylate aminotransferase 2-like isoform X1 encodes MARKPLDYEELNENVKKVQYAVRGELYLRASELQKEGKKIIFTNVGNPHALGQKPLTFGRQVVALCQAPFLLDDPHVGLMFPADAIARAKHYLAMAKGGLGAYSDSRGIPGIRKEVADFIYKRDGYPTDPELIYLTDGASKGVMQILNTIIRNERDGILVPVPQYPLYSASIALYGGALVPYYLEEEANWSLDFVNIRKTVAEARSKGITVRAMVIINPGNPTGQCLSEPNIKEVLQFCYHENLVLLADEVYQQNVFQDERPFISSRKVMFDMGPPLSRELQLVSFHTVSKGNWGECGQRGGYFEMTNLPPKTVDEIYKVASIALSPNVPGQIFMGVMVNPPKPGDISYPKFAAESKSVHESLRRRARMMTDGFNSCRNVVCNFTEGSIKILNFVDLQQLEYGYCLLDSLAIDCVVAGAMYSFPQIRLPPRAIEAAKRAGKAADVFYCLKLLEATGISTVPGSGFGQKEGVFHLRTTILPAEEDFPAIMSSFKKFNDSFMEQYEGYSRM; translated from the exons ATGGCGAGGAAGCCGCTGGACTACGAGGAGCTGAACGAGAACGTCAAGAAGGTGCAGTACGCGGTGCGCGGGGAGCTCTACCTCCGCGCCTCCGAGCTCCAGAAGGAGGGCAAGAAGATCATCTTCACCAACGTCGGCAACCCGCATGCTCTCGGCCAGAAACCGCTCACCTTCGGGCGCCAG GTGGTGGCGCTGTGCCAGGCTCCGTTCCTCCTCGATGATCCCCACGTCGGCCTCATGTTCCCGGCGGATGCCATCGCTAGGGCCAAGCACTACCTCGCCATGGCTAAGGGCGGTCTAG GTGCGTACAGTGATTCCCGTGGTATCCCTGGAATTAGGAAGGAAGTTGCTGACTTCATCTACAAGCGTGATGGATATCCGAC TGATCCAGAACTCATTTACCTGACAGACGGTGCCAGCAAAGGTGTGATGCAAATACTGAACACCATCATCAGAAACGAGAGGGATGGG ATCTTGGTCCCTGTTCCTCAATACCCACTTTATTCTGCTTCCATTGCCCTATATGGTGGTGCTCTGGTCCCGTACTACTTGGAAGAAGAGGCTAACTGGAGCCTTGACTTTGTAAATATCCGAAAAACAGTGGCAGAGGCACGGTCGAAGGGAATCACT GTTCGAGCAATGGTGATTATAAATCCAGGAAATCCCACTGGCCAATGCCTTAGTGAACCGAATATAAAGGAAGTTCTGCAATTTTGCTACCATGAAAACTTAGTTCTGCTtgcagatgaagtgtatcagcaGAACGTCTTTCAAGATGAGCGCCCATTTATAAgctcaagaaag GTTATGTTCGACATGGGCCCGCCACTAAGCAGGGAGCTTCAGCTTGTTTCTTTCCACACTGTGTCCAAAGGGAACTGGGGAGAGTGTGGACAACGTGGTGGATACTTTGAAATGACAAATCTTCCTCCCAAG ACAGTAGATGAGATCTACAAGGTTGCATCAATAGCACTGAGTCCAAATGTTCCTGGGCAAATTTTT ATGGGAGTAATGGTTAACCCTCCGAAACCTGGAGATATCTCATACCCCAAGTTCGCCGCTGAAAG CAAGTCCGTCCATGAATCTTTGAGGAGGAGAGCACGCATGATGACAGATGGTTTCAACAGTTGCCGAAATGTCGTGTGCAATTTCACAGAAGGTAGCATCAAAATTCTAAACTTTGTCGATTTGCAGCAATTAGAGTATGGTTATTGCTTACTTGATTCTCTTGCAATTGATTGTGTTGTTGCAGGAGCTATGTACTCTTTCCCCCAAATAAGGCTGCCACCAAGAGCCATTGAGGCGGCAAAAAGAGCTGGCAAAGCAGCAGACGTTTTCTACTGTCTAAAGCTCCTGGAGGCAACAGGAATTTCCACTGTTCCGGGCTCTGGTTTTGGGCAAAAGGAAGG GGTGTTCCACCTTCGGACAACTATCCTTCCAGCTGAGGAAGACTTCCCTGCCATCATGTCGAGCTTCAAGAAGTTCAACGACTCATTCATGGAGCAATACGAGGGCTACTCCAGAATGTGA
- the LOC110432565 gene encoding glutamate--glyoxylate aminotransferase 1-like isoform X2 gives MARKPLDYEELNENVKKVQYAVRGELYLRASELQKEGKKIIFTNVGNPHALGQKPLTFGRQVVALCQAPFLLDDPHVGLMFPADAIARAKHYLAMAKGGLGAYSDSRGIPGIRKEVADFIYKRDGYPTDPELIYLTDGASKGVMQILNTIIRNERDGILVPVPQYPLYSASIALYGGALVPYYLEEEANWSLDFVNIRKTVAEARSKGITVRAMVIINPGNPTGQCLSEPNIKEVLQFCYHENLVLLADEVYQQNVFQDERPFISSRKVMFDMGPPLSRELQLVSFHTVSKGNWGECGQRGGYFEMTNLPPKTVDEIYKVASIALSPNVPGQIFMGVMVNPPKPGDISYPKFAAESKSVHESLRRRARMMTDGFNSCRNVVCNFTEGAMYSFPQIRLPPRAIEAAKRAGKAADVFYCLKLLEATGISTVPGSGFGQKEGVFHLRTTILPAEEDFPAIMSSFKKFNDSFMEQYEGYSRM, from the exons ATGGCGAGGAAGCCGCTGGACTACGAGGAGCTGAACGAGAACGTCAAGAAGGTGCAGTACGCGGTGCGCGGGGAGCTCTACCTCCGCGCCTCCGAGCTCCAGAAGGAGGGCAAGAAGATCATCTTCACCAACGTCGGCAACCCGCATGCTCTCGGCCAGAAACCGCTCACCTTCGGGCGCCAG GTGGTGGCGCTGTGCCAGGCTCCGTTCCTCCTCGATGATCCCCACGTCGGCCTCATGTTCCCGGCGGATGCCATCGCTAGGGCCAAGCACTACCTCGCCATGGCTAAGGGCGGTCTAG GTGCGTACAGTGATTCCCGTGGTATCCCTGGAATTAGGAAGGAAGTTGCTGACTTCATCTACAAGCGTGATGGATATCCGAC TGATCCAGAACTCATTTACCTGACAGACGGTGCCAGCAAAGGTGTGATGCAAATACTGAACACCATCATCAGAAACGAGAGGGATGGG ATCTTGGTCCCTGTTCCTCAATACCCACTTTATTCTGCTTCCATTGCCCTATATGGTGGTGCTCTGGTCCCGTACTACTTGGAAGAAGAGGCTAACTGGAGCCTTGACTTTGTAAATATCCGAAAAACAGTGGCAGAGGCACGGTCGAAGGGAATCACT GTTCGAGCAATGGTGATTATAAATCCAGGAAATCCCACTGGCCAATGCCTTAGTGAACCGAATATAAAGGAAGTTCTGCAATTTTGCTACCATGAAAACTTAGTTCTGCTtgcagatgaagtgtatcagcaGAACGTCTTTCAAGATGAGCGCCCATTTATAAgctcaagaaag GTTATGTTCGACATGGGCCCGCCACTAAGCAGGGAGCTTCAGCTTGTTTCTTTCCACACTGTGTCCAAAGGGAACTGGGGAGAGTGTGGACAACGTGGTGGATACTTTGAAATGACAAATCTTCCTCCCAAG ACAGTAGATGAGATCTACAAGGTTGCATCAATAGCACTGAGTCCAAATGTTCCTGGGCAAATTTTT ATGGGAGTAATGGTTAACCCTCCGAAACCTGGAGATATCTCATACCCCAAGTTCGCCGCTGAAAG CAAGTCCGTCCATGAATCTTTGAGGAGGAGAGCACGCATGATGACAGATGGTTTCAACAGTTGCCGAAATGTCGTGTGCAATTTCACAGAAG GAGCTATGTACTCTTTCCCCCAAATAAGGCTGCCACCAAGAGCCATTGAGGCGGCAAAAAGAGCTGGCAAAGCAGCAGACGTTTTCTACTGTCTAAAGCTCCTGGAGGCAACAGGAATTTCCACTGTTCCGGGCTCTGGTTTTGGGCAAAAGGAAGG GGTGTTCCACCTTCGGACAACTATCCTTCCAGCTGAGGAAGACTTCCCTGCCATCATGTCGAGCTTCAAGAAGTTCAACGACTCATTCATGGAGCAATACGAGGGCTACTCCAGAATGTGA
- the LOC8054510 gene encoding GTPase activating protein 1, protein MDGLVGLLKVRVVRGINLAYRDARGSDPYVVLRLGKKKLKTSVKKRSVNPIWHEELTLTVTDPSQPLKLEVFDKDTFSRDDPMGDAEIDVAPLIEAVNMNPEEIRNGAIIRSVRPSTKNCLADESHVCWRNGKFVQDMILRLKNVESGEIQLQLQWVNISPVAAR, encoded by the exons ATGGACGGATTGGTAGGCCTCTTGAAAGTCCGGGTGGTCCGAGGGATCAACCTTGCCTACCGCGACGCAAGAGGCAGTGATCCTTATGTTGTCTTACGACTTGGCAAGAAG AAGCTGAAGACAAGCGTGAAGAAGAGATCTGTCAACCCCATCTGGCATGAGGAGCTAACTCTGACCGTCACAGATCCCAGCCAACCACTCAAGCTT GAGGTGTTTGACAAGGACACATTCAGCAGAGATGACCCGATGGGAGACGCGGAGATCGACGTCGCACCATTGATAGAGGCGGTGAACATGAACCCAGAGGAGATCAGGAACGGCGCCATCATCAGGTCCGTGAGGCCGAGCACCAAGAACTGCCTCGCCGACGAGAGCCACGTGTGCTGGAGGAATGGCAAGTTCGTGCAGGACATGATCCTCCGGCTCAAGAACGTCGAGAGCGGGGAGATACAGTTGCAGCTGCAATGGGTAAACATTTCTCCTGTTGCAGCCAGGTGA